A stretch of the bacterium genome encodes the following:
- a CDS encoding PqqD family protein, with the protein MTIALSAILVPNENCPVREVGTGLVIMAPAGTATHSLDEVGAFIWRQCDGCRTLAQVVEALVAEYEVEPGQAAGDVQAFLEQLVEADLVRQA; encoded by the coding sequence ATGACGATCGCCCTTTCCGCCATCCTCGTCCCGAACGAGAACTGCCCCGTGCGCGAGGTGGGCACCGGCCTGGTCATCATGGCTCCCGCCGGCACGGCCACCCATTCGCTGGACGAGGTCGGCGCCTTCATCTGGCGCCAGTGCGACGGGTGCCGCACGCTGGCCCAGGTGGTCGAGGCGCTGGTCGCCGAGTACGAGGTGGAGCCGGGCCAGGCGGCCGGCGATGTGCAGGCGTTCCTGGAGCAGCTCGTCGAGGCGGACCTGGTGCGGCAGGCCTGA
- a CDS encoding YihY/virulence factor BrkB family protein: MLTQYRRLKRPWLFLVRLQREFGYDDCMGMAAQIAFYNLLGLFPLMIFLLNIIGLFPVGKALQSELVKELGAQMPPEAASYVADTVLGLLPAGNEGLFGLGLLASLWGASMATGALITTINRAYNIRPRRNLLKQKVLSIWLTLVLAVLWMLAFVIVLVGPRVTQGVFEMLHIASETNTFWTSVRLPMAFGRTLVSLSILYYIAPEAKQRFRWILPGAVTATFLWMGASSGFRVFLRNFNSYDLTYGPIAGLIILMVWFWLSGLVFLLGAEINSLMKRMDEEERPERFRPLR; this comes from the coding sequence ATGCTGACGCAGTACCGACGCCTCAAACGCCCCTGGCTGTTCCTCGTGCGCCTGCAGCGCGAGTTCGGCTATGACGACTGCATGGGCATGGCCGCGCAGATCGCCTTCTACAACCTGCTCGGCCTGTTCCCGCTGATGATCTTCCTGCTCAACATCATCGGGCTGTTCCCCGTGGGGAAGGCCCTGCAGTCCGAGCTGGTGAAGGAACTGGGCGCGCAGATGCCGCCCGAGGCCGCGAGCTACGTCGCGGACACCGTGCTGGGCCTGCTGCCGGCCGGCAACGAGGGGCTGTTCGGGCTGGGCCTGCTGGCTTCGCTGTGGGGCGCCTCGATGGCCACCGGCGCGCTGATCACGACCATCAACCGCGCCTACAACATCCGGCCGCGGCGGAACCTGCTCAAGCAGAAGGTGCTCTCGATCTGGCTGACGCTGGTGCTGGCCGTCCTGTGGATGCTGGCATTCGTCATCGTGCTTGTGGGTCCGCGGGTGACGCAGGGCGTCTTCGAGATGCTGCACATCGCCAGCGAGACCAACACGTTCTGGACCAGCGTGCGCCTGCCCATGGCGTTCGGGCGGACGCTGGTGTCGCTGTCGATCCTCTACTACATCGCGCCCGAGGCGAAGCAGCGCTTCCGCTGGATCCTGCCGGGCGCCGTCACCGCCACCTTCCTGTGGATGGGCGCCTCGTCGGGATTTCGCGTGTTCCTGCGCAACTTCAACAGCTACGACCTGACGTACGGGCCCATCGCCGGCCTGATCATCCTGATGGTCTGGTTCTGGCTCTCGGGCCTGGTCTTCCTGCTGGGCGCCGAGATCAATTCGCTGATGAAACGCATGGACGAGGAAGAGCGCCCGGAGCGGTTCCGGCCGCTGCGGTGA
- a CDS encoding S24/S26 family peptidase, translated as MDTGSANNVDKEGPDALAAQFDAWLALTGQAQAAGGNVRLPMLSGSMHPILPRGCTLVIEPLAGGGAAASGQVAVLAHDGRLVAHRVLLRMGARVLEMGDANRRAAWRPAAEIVGRVVGAIDVDGSALPDPGSRRRAWRNLLRHWRGALLGVAGDEDAN; from the coding sequence ATGGACACCGGATCCGCGAACAACGTCGATAAAGAAGGCCCCGACGCGCTGGCCGCGCAGTTCGACGCTTGGCTGGCACTGACCGGCCAGGCCCAGGCGGCTGGCGGCAACGTGCGCCTGCCCATGCTCAGCGGCAGCATGCACCCGATCCTGCCGCGAGGCTGCACGCTGGTGATCGAGCCGCTGGCCGGCGGCGGAGCGGCGGCCAGCGGGCAGGTGGCCGTGCTGGCACATGACGGACGCCTGGTGGCGCACCGCGTACTGCTGCGCATGGGCGCGCGCGTACTGGAGATGGGCGATGCGAACCGCCGCGCCGCCTGGCGCCCGGCCGCGGAGATCGTGGGCCGCGTGGTCGGCGCCATCGACGTCGATGGCAGCGCGCTGCCGGACCCCGGTTCGCGGCGGCGCGCGTGGCGCAACCTGCTGCGGCATTGGCGCGGGGCGCTGCTCGGCGTGGCCGGCGACGAGGACGCGAACTGA
- a CDS encoding VCBS repeat-containing protein has protein sequence MFDGTASYVGGQASGSMFPTYQPTVASKLGTSSPVTMNATYKIRGDEVTVVLDTDLTAAVTGSNSVHFLVCLDDFHYHPNFVVATLASETFTPTAIGQSQHVERTFTLDPAWDRSLLNVIMMVQNSTTRVVLQAARAVPAYEANVTLDCEPDGLQSGWVLSGPYGDISGSGDASFNLFDAGQYTVTWAASPYWTGPAGPQVQTVAVGGAITFEGTYTDGPFAAVTAGAIGTAGQSRAGTLVDVDEDGDLDIHVVRNNEVDLLLRNDGALGFTDIAAGAIADAGAGTGAAWADLTGDGHLDAYVTRANQANLLLRGDGTGAFTAMTAYGAANVGPAEGANFVDFNLDGKLDIYLFQNNTVSTTNLLLLNFGDIGGGAWLFTGQTGNLSASGNCGTVAWTDGDLDGRLDPFVIKRYGANQMFQNLTIGFNDATPGSGLSDSGNETAAAWGDFDNDGDFDLYLASDGGADKLFRASTPFHYELVSGANLGDTGPARGATWADLDNDTHLDLYVARNGQPDLILLGDGNGAFTRVMPGVVESEAGSYGTAAGDLDGDGRVDIFVPRVGLPNVVMKNGLGAGNRWFKVQLNGSAPNRAAVGARVVLTSGGTSQSRLVTTGSGSPASLEQHFGLGAATTVDQVDIYWPSGLHQVITPKPADITLKVTEGQVPVVSAVEPVVPAVATVLGAARPNPFNPSTTIAFTMSSPQRATLAVYTVDGRLVRTLLDGSLPAGPQTAHWDGTGNDGRPVASGTYLYRLRAADGFDRSGRMTLVK, from the coding sequence ATGTTCGACGGCACCGCGAGCTACGTCGGCGGCCAGGCGTCCGGTTCCATGTTCCCCACCTACCAGCCGACCGTGGCCTCGAAGCTGGGCACGAGCAGCCCGGTGACGATGAACGCCACCTACAAAATCCGGGGCGACGAAGTCACGGTGGTGCTCGACACCGACCTCACCGCCGCGGTGACCGGCAGCAACTCGGTACACTTCCTGGTCTGCCTCGACGACTTCCACTACCACCCGAACTTCGTCGTGGCGACGCTCGCCTCCGAGACGTTCACGCCCACGGCCATCGGCCAGTCGCAGCATGTGGAGCGCACGTTCACGCTCGACCCGGCCTGGGACCGCAGCCTGCTGAACGTCATCATGATGGTGCAGAACTCCACCACGCGCGTGGTGCTGCAGGCGGCACGGGCCGTGCCCGCCTACGAAGCCAACGTGACGCTGGACTGCGAGCCCGATGGCCTGCAGTCGGGCTGGGTACTGAGCGGCCCCTACGGCGACATCAGCGGCAGCGGCGACGCGTCGTTCAACCTCTTCGACGCCGGCCAGTACACGGTCACCTGGGCCGCCTCGCCCTACTGGACCGGTCCGGCCGGCCCGCAGGTGCAGACCGTTGCCGTGGGTGGCGCGATCACCTTCGAGGGCACGTACACCGACGGCCCGTTCGCAGCCGTGACCGCCGGCGCCATCGGCACCGCGGGCCAGAGCCGCGCGGGCACGCTGGTCGACGTGGACGAGGACGGCGACCTGGACATCCATGTGGTGCGCAACAACGAGGTCGACCTGCTGCTGCGCAACGACGGCGCGCTGGGCTTCACCGACATTGCCGCCGGCGCCATCGCCGACGCGGGCGCGGGCACGGGCGCGGCCTGGGCCGACCTGACGGGCGACGGCCACCTGGACGCCTACGTGACGCGCGCGAACCAGGCCAACCTGCTGCTGCGCGGCGACGGCACGGGCGCCTTCACCGCCATGACGGCCTACGGCGCCGCCAACGTGGGACCGGCCGAAGGTGCCAACTTCGTCGACTTCAACCTCGACGGGAAGCTGGACATCTACCTGTTCCAGAACAACACGGTGTCGACGACGAACCTGCTGCTGCTCAACTTCGGCGACATCGGCGGCGGCGCCTGGTTGTTCACCGGGCAGACCGGCAACCTGTCCGCGTCCGGCAACTGCGGCACCGTGGCCTGGACCGACGGCGATCTCGACGGCCGGCTCGATCCGTTCGTGATCAAGCGCTACGGCGCCAACCAGATGTTCCAGAACCTGACCATCGGCTTCAACGACGCCACGCCGGGCAGCGGCCTGTCCGATTCGGGCAACGAAACGGCTGCCGCCTGGGGCGATTTCGACAACGACGGCGACTTCGACCTCTACCTGGCCAGCGACGGCGGCGCCGACAAGCTCTTCCGCGCCTCGACGCCGTTCCACTACGAACTGGTCAGCGGCGCCAACCTGGGCGACACCGGCCCGGCGCGGGGCGCCACCTGGGCCGACCTCGACAACGACACGCACCTGGACCTGTACGTGGCGCGCAACGGCCAGCCCGACCTGATCCTGCTCGGTGACGGCAACGGCGCGTTCACCCGGGTCATGCCCGGCGTGGTCGAGTCCGAAGCCGGCAGCTATGGCACAGCCGCCGGCGACCTCGACGGCGACGGGCGCGTGGACATCTTCGTGCCGCGCGTGGGCCTGCCCAACGTGGTGATGAAGAACGGCCTCGGCGCCGGCAACCGCTGGTTCAAGGTGCAGCTGAACGGCAGCGCACCCAACCGCGCCGCTGTCGGCGCGCGCGTGGTGCTCACCTCCGGCGGCACCAGCCAGTCGCGCCTGGTGACCACGGGCAGCGGCTCGCCCGCCTCGCTGGAACAGCATTTCGGACTGGGCGCAGCCACGACGGTCGACCAGGTCGACATCTACTGGCCGAGTGGCCTGCACCAGGTGATCACGCCGAAGCCGGCCGACATCACCCTGAAGGTGACCGAGGGCCAGGTGCCGGTGGTCAGCGCTGTCGAACCGGTGGTGCCCGCCGTGGCCACGGTGCTGGGTGCGGCGCGCCCGAACCCGTTCAACCCGTCGACGACCATCGCCTTCACGATGTCGAGCCCGCAGCGCGCAACGCTGGCGGTCTACACCGTCGATGGCCGCCTCGTGCGCACGCTGCTCGACGGCTCATTGCCGGCCGGTCCGCAAACAGCGCACTGGGACGGCACCGGCAACGATGGCCGCCCGGTGGCCTCGGGCACGTACCTGTACCGTTTGCGTGCGGCGGACGGCTTCGACCGTTCGGGCCGTATGACCCTGGTCAAGTAG
- a CDS encoding Smr/MutS family protein, with translation MRAGPRQKRTRAVSSAADSDDDGAGPAGIDDRAGQPVEAEPVPLALDGVLDLHMFPPGQARALVDDWLDASRAAGLRDLRIIHGKGIGAMRTLVHAALEARDDVDAYSLAADASSWGRHRHPDEVLRCRPDANGATKAPRRRAVGCAVPSVMGPSRLPPTTTSAGRTRAASRGVPRRSCCAS, from the coding sequence ATGCGTGCAGGCCCCCGGCAGAAGAGGACACGGGCGGTGAGCAGTGCGGCTGACAGCGATGACGATGGTGCCGGTCCGGCCGGCATTGACGACAGGGCCGGGCAACCGGTAGAGGCGGAGCCTGTGCCGCTGGCCCTGGACGGGGTGCTGGACCTGCACATGTTCCCCCCGGGCCAGGCGCGTGCGCTGGTCGACGACTGGCTCGACGCCAGCCGCGCCGCGGGACTGCGCGACCTGCGCATCATCCACGGCAAGGGCATCGGCGCCATGCGCACGCTTGTGCACGCCGCCCTCGAGGCGCGTGACGACGTCGATGCGTACTCCCTGGCCGCCGACGCGTCCTCGTGGGGGCGCCACCGTCATCCGGATGAAGTCCTGAGATGTCGCCCCGACGCAAACGGCGCGACGAAGGCGCCGAGGCGCCGCGCCGTGGGCTGCGCCGTTCCATCCGTCATGGGGCCATCGAGACTTCCACCGACGACGACGAGCGCGGGCCGGACCCGCGCCGCGAGCCGGGGCGTCCCCCGGAGATCCTGCTGCGCAAGCTGA
- a CDS encoding transcriptional regulator has product MDDHLGIPARLAIVATLALGQRLTFTGLREQTGLADGNLHVQTRRLLGAGYLVGERVRQGGRSVTRFELTERGRLAFLELIRRLREAAEGPFGSGRAGTAVGAGSGGAATGTSPRPRERSRVW; this is encoded by the coding sequence GTGGACGATCATCTGGGCATCCCGGCCCGGCTGGCCATCGTGGCCACGCTGGCGCTGGGCCAACGGCTGACGTTCACCGGCCTGCGCGAGCAGACCGGGCTGGCCGACGGCAACCTCCATGTCCAGACCCGGCGGCTGCTGGGCGCGGGCTACCTGGTGGGCGAACGCGTCCGGCAGGGGGGGCGGTCGGTGACCCGGTTCGAGCTGACGGAGCGCGGCCGGCTGGCCTTCCTCGAATTGATCCGGCGCCTGCGCGAGGCCGCTGAAGGACCGTTCGGCTCCGGCCGGGCGGGGACGGCGGTGGGGGCCGGATCAGGGGGTGCGGCGACAGGGACGTCGCCGCGCCCCCGTGAACGTTCGCGGGTCTGGTAG
- a CDS encoding co-chaperone GroES: MARLKKKLIVVGDRLLVRPEEGDERTNAGLYLPQTAIASRQAAGGWVVSVGPGVPIVNPLDMSEDSWTEGGEAARAHYLPMQAQEGDYVLFMRKAAVEITFEKRAYLIVPNGAVLVLVREGFEAEAPGWTPDEA; the protein is encoded by the coding sequence ATGGCGCGTCTGAAGAAGAAGCTGATCGTGGTGGGCGACCGCCTGCTCGTGCGCCCCGAGGAAGGCGACGAGCGCACCAATGCCGGACTGTACCTGCCGCAGACGGCGATCGCCTCGCGCCAGGCCGCCGGCGGCTGGGTCGTCTCGGTGGGGCCGGGGGTGCCCATCGTCAACCCGCTCGATATGTCCGAGGACTCGTGGACCGAAGGCGGCGAGGCCGCGCGCGCGCACTACCTGCCCATGCAGGCGCAGGAAGGCGACTACGTGCTGTTCATGCGCAAGGCCGCGGTCGAGATCACCTTCGAGAAGCGCGCCTACCTCATCGTGCCCAACGGCGCGGTGCTCGTGCTGGTGCGCGAGGGCTTCGAGGCCGAGGCGCCGGGGTGGACGCCCGACGAAGCCTGA
- a CDS encoding SDR family oxidoreductase — MARETRKFLEGRTALVTGGGRRIGRSLVSALARAGATVVVHHHTSRDDAQATVAGVEVLGGRAFLVDGDLADARVASALCGRAAERCAAPLDILVNNASLFAAGSPMTTSAQEWDAQQAVNLRAPFLLAQAFARQLVGDGPADIVNLNDGRALRPGADHFAYTISKVGLHGLTRSLAVALGPRVRVNELALGAVLPPEAQPGGYQRTPREAIPLRRYPTPEDVADALLYLLAAPALTGQTLSVDGGQHLGPWT; from the coding sequence ATGGCGCGAGAGACGCGGAAATTCCTCGAAGGACGCACGGCCCTGGTGACCGGCGGCGGTCGCCGCATCGGGCGCTCGCTGGTCTCGGCGCTGGCCCGCGCCGGCGCCACCGTCGTCGTGCACCACCATACGTCGCGTGACGATGCCCAGGCGACCGTCGCGGGCGTCGAGGTGCTGGGCGGCCGCGCCTTTCTGGTCGACGGCGACCTGGCGGACGCGCGTGTGGCTTCGGCCCTCTGCGGTCGTGCCGCCGAGCGCTGCGCGGCGCCGCTCGACATCCTGGTCAACAACGCCTCCCTGTTCGCGGCCGGCTCGCCGATGACCACCAGCGCCCAGGAGTGGGACGCGCAGCAGGCGGTGAACCTGCGCGCGCCGTTCCTGCTGGCGCAGGCCTTTGCCCGCCAGCTGGTCGGCGACGGCCCGGCCGACATCGTGAACCTGAACGACGGCCGCGCGCTGCGCCCGGGGGCCGATCACTTCGCCTACACGATCAGCAAGGTCGGCCTGCACGGGCTCACGCGCAGCCTGGCGGTGGCGCTGGGGCCGCGTGTGCGCGTCAACGAACTGGCGCTCGGCGCCGTGCTGCCGCCCGAGGCGCAGCCCGGCGGCTACCAGCGCACGCCGCGCGAAGCGATCCCGCTGCGTCGCTACCCGACACCCGAAGACGTGGCCGACGCGCTGCTGTACCTCCTGGCCGCGCCCGCGCTGACCGGGCAGACCCTGAGCGTTGACGGCGGCCAGCACCTCGGGCCTTGGACTTGA
- a CDS encoding OsmC family protein: protein MATTPATITSTWTGGRQFVHRSATGHALVTDTPADSGGGNTAPTPMELVIMGLAGCTGVDIASILEGMRQPLRALKVTAEYERADDHPRVFTRIALRYVLQGDLDPARVARAVALSMDKYCSVSAMLAGSATITHEVEILP from the coding sequence ATGGCGACGACTCCTGCGACCATCACGTCGACCTGGACCGGCGGCCGGCAGTTCGTCCACCGCTCGGCCACCGGCCACGCGCTGGTGACCGACACGCCGGCCGACTCCGGCGGCGGCAACACCGCGCCCACGCCCATGGAGCTGGTGATCATGGGGCTGGCCGGGTGCACCGGCGTGGACATCGCCAGCATCCTGGAGGGGATGCGCCAGCCGTTGCGCGCCCTCAAGGTCACGGCCGAGTACGAACGCGCGGACGACCATCCGCGGGTGTTCACCCGCATCGCACTGCGCTATGTGCTGCAGGGCGACCTGGATCCGGCCCGGGTGGCCCGTGCCGTAGCCCTGTCGATGGACAAATACTGCTCCGTCTCGGCGATGCTGGCCGGAAGCGCCACGATCACCCACGAGGTGGAGATCCTGCCCTGA
- a CDS encoding nucleotidyltransferase family protein yields MSRTPVQQYLINLTTAWAKGATLPVTPPPGLDADALRAALLAHNVEVPLGALLPAELRDEAFDAQVAAARLRSADLLLECERILPLVSRHAERPVLLKGAALALRDYPDPAHRWFLDLDLLVPRPAVGPVCRELEQAGYRPLAGGRDQRFYEKYHLHRILLGPAGACVEVHWDLTLPGSVYHLSSSGVTARARPDRLGRLPLWRPTPVDQILHGTYQNIADGYLDLRRVLDLALLAPRLSRAETAMLVDLAHRSGLSRGLALSLHLMKYVAGVDVDWADTLDREVGATGWRVVGGLDLVGGCLDRRARSVEGYTALLHLLTTPRGGQRLRETMRLLWVGEERLLDMGHRAGSLPGLWGRTRVGLHQVLVLARMGAMAARALLAPQRVALR; encoded by the coding sequence ATGTCGCGCACGCCGGTCCAGCAGTACCTGATCAACCTGACCACGGCCTGGGCAAAAGGTGCCACCTTGCCGGTGACGCCGCCGCCCGGCCTGGACGCTGACGCCCTGCGTGCGGCACTGCTGGCCCACAATGTCGAGGTGCCGCTCGGGGCGCTGCTGCCCGCGGAACTGCGCGACGAGGCGTTCGACGCCCAGGTCGCCGCGGCGCGCCTGCGTTCGGCCGACCTGCTGCTCGAGTGCGAACGCATCCTGCCGCTGGTCAGCCGCCACGCCGAACGGCCGGTGCTGCTGAAGGGCGCCGCCCTGGCCCTGCGCGACTACCCCGACCCGGCGCACCGCTGGTTCCTGGACCTGGACCTGCTGGTGCCGCGCCCGGCGGTGGGCCCGGTCTGCCGCGAACTGGAGCAGGCCGGTTACCGTCCCCTGGCCGGGGGCCGCGACCAGCGCTTCTACGAGAAGTACCACCTGCACCGCATCCTGCTGGGCCCGGCCGGCGCCTGCGTGGAGGTGCACTGGGACCTGACCCTGCCCGGGTCGGTCTACCACCTGTCGTCTTCGGGGGTCACCGCCCGCGCCCGCCCTGACCGACTGGGGCGCCTGCCCCTGTGGCGCCCGACCCCGGTCGACCAGATCCTGCACGGCACCTACCAGAACATCGCCGACGGCTACCTCGACCTGCGGCGGGTGCTGGACCTGGCCCTGCTGGCGCCGCGCCTGAGCCGGGCCGAAACCGCCATGCTGGTGGACCTGGCGCACCGTTCGGGCCTCTCCCGCGGCCTGGCCCTGTCACTTCATCTCATGAAGTATGTGGCGGGGGTCGACGTGGATTGGGCGGACACCCTGGATCGCGAAGTGGGCGCCACCGGCTGGCGGGTGGTGGGGGGCCTGGACCTGGTCGGGGGCTGCCTGGACCGCCGGGCCCGGTCCGTCGAGGGCTACACCGCCCTGCTGCACCTGCTGACCACCCCGCGCGGCGGGCAACGCCTGCGCGAGACCATGCGCCTGCTTTGGGTGGGCGAGGAGCGCCTGCTGGACATGGGGCACCGCGCCGGCTCGCTGCCCGGGCTGTGGGGGCGCACCCGCGTGGGATTGCACCAGGTGCTCGTATTGGCGCGCATGGGGGCCATGGCGGCCCGGGCGCTGCTGGCGCCGCAGCGGGTGGCTTTGCGTTAG
- a CDS encoding S8 family serine peptidase: MSRKSLLSFALTLALVAIAGAVPSFAMKIDPGLAAALAGKDPNARVQVLVIYGNDNRLSADVLSGLNQASPDKRRQQTIAALKKRMRANANGAIAVLSNPAFSGQVGNLRELYLAGALSFEATSGVVNALHALPDDATMYHDNLEASHDASQAPAPDGGKLLPAAVDTAWGVKWVNAHKVWSQLGFDGTGVVVGHIDTGVWLAHPDLAGGIFINPGEIAGNGIDDDGNGFIDDYRGWDFGDNDNNPDDTSPTGGHGTHTAGTVIGDGTGTVLTGVAPGAKLIPIKVWNAAGSGGTLGMVWAAEQYCVEMGARVITMSLGFAGAISPAFMRAERDNCANLRDAGVLLCNSAGNDHATYEPPIELGLTARVPAPWNPLAVPYSSTGGVLSIGGTSYKTNGVYASSSWGPAKWNDVDPYNDWPYSPGVGLTKPDIAAPGVGVNSTVVGGGYSGDTWSGTSMSCPHVAGVAALMLQKNPSLSPAGLDSLMEQTALGLGVAGKDNVFGSGLVNALAAVQAVPVDQRPDISWNAVLPDPAGDHVLDPGQVSPIAFELRNASHVVTGTTVTAGLAVVANPWVTVVDGTATFPSLAVNDGLGDNLADAFSLDVAAGAPQGYVFTMLLTVTADGGFQRTFDIEWYVGLPAFRTHDLGGIALTVTDQGIIGYMSDAGVEGEGMSYQGGAGGLFLGSFWAGTDATYVCARDFSGTTPETFEWVVSSAPNGRVKDLGTTGSDQTFQSVFSDAGHAAPKPLKVEQTSMTFAMPNNDRFVVLEYRMTNNGATALPALYNAVFCDFDINDSAANFGNTDVARKLTYMYSTGGPYFGIALLGSTPTTSTRLISNTTYVYPLSTIDNGNRNRLMRGTLGVTSALTAGDWSAVTASVANLPANGGQAIVAYALVYGATLAELEQAVDAANALYSPVAPVTGDVPVKVLHLAQNHPNPFNPSTTIEYMVARDGHVQLEVFDMAGHRVRTLVNESLSSGSHHVTWDGLDDAGNQAASGTYFCRMTAAGETSSRKMTLVK, translated from the coding sequence ATGTCTCGTAAGTCCTTGCTGTCATTTGCCCTGACGTTGGCGTTGGTCGCCATCGCGGGCGCCGTGCCCAGTTTCGCCATGAAGATCGATCCGGGGCTGGCCGCCGCCCTGGCCGGCAAGGACCCCAACGCGCGGGTCCAGGTGCTTGTGATCTATGGCAACGACAACCGCCTTTCTGCCGATGTGCTGTCCGGGTTGAACCAGGCCTCGCCGGACAAGCGGCGCCAGCAGACCATTGCGGCGCTGAAGAAGCGCATGCGGGCGAACGCGAACGGCGCCATCGCCGTGCTGTCGAACCCGGCCTTCAGTGGCCAGGTCGGCAACCTGCGCGAGCTGTACCTGGCCGGCGCCCTGTCGTTCGAGGCCACGAGCGGGGTGGTCAATGCCCTGCACGCACTGCCGGACGACGCGACCATGTACCACGACAACCTGGAAGCCTCGCATGACGCTTCGCAGGCCCCGGCGCCCGACGGCGGCAAGCTGCTGCCCGCGGCCGTCGATACGGCCTGGGGCGTGAAGTGGGTCAATGCGCACAAGGTGTGGAGCCAGCTCGGCTTCGACGGGACGGGCGTTGTCGTCGGTCATATCGATACCGGCGTCTGGCTGGCGCACCCCGACCTGGCCGGCGGTATCTTCATCAATCCCGGCGAGATCGCCGGCAACGGCATCGATGACGACGGCAACGGCTTCATCGACGACTACCGCGGCTGGGATTTCGGCGACAACGACAACAACCCGGACGACACCTCGCCCACCGGCGGCCACGGCACGCATACGGCCGGCACGGTCATCGGCGACGGCACGGGCACCGTGCTGACCGGTGTGGCCCCCGGGGCCAAGCTCATCCCCATCAAGGTCTGGAACGCGGCCGGCAGCGGCGGCACACTGGGCATGGTCTGGGCGGCTGAGCAGTACTGCGTCGAGATGGGCGCACGGGTCATCACGATGTCGCTCGGCTTTGCCGGTGCCATCTCGCCGGCGTTCATGCGCGCCGAGCGCGACAACTGCGCGAACCTCCGCGATGCCGGCGTGCTGCTGTGCAACTCGGCGGGCAACGACCACGCCACCTACGAGCCCCCGATCGAACTGGGCCTGACCGCGCGCGTGCCCGCGCCGTGGAACCCGCTGGCGGTGCCCTACTCGAGCACCGGCGGCGTGCTGTCGATCGGCGGCACGAGCTACAAGACCAATGGCGTCTATGCGAGCTCCTCCTGGGGCCCGGCCAAGTGGAACGATGTCGACCCCTACAACGATTGGCCCTACTCGCCCGGCGTGGGCCTGACCAAGCCCGACATCGCCGCGCCCGGCGTGGGCGTCAATTCGACTGTCGTCGGCGGCGGCTACAGCGGTGACACCTGGAGCGGCACCTCGATGTCGTGCCCGCACGTGGCGGGTGTGGCGGCGCTGATGCTGCAGAAGAACCCCTCGCTGTCGCCGGCCGGCCTCGACTCGCTGATGGAACAGACCGCGCTGGGCCTGGGCGTCGCGGGCAAGGACAACGTCTTCGGTTCGGGCCTGGTCAACGCCCTGGCGGCCGTGCAGGCCGTTCCGGTCGACCAGCGGCCGGACATCAGCTGGAACGCGGTGCTGCCCGACCCGGCCGGCGACCATGTGCTGGACCCGGGCCAGGTCAGCCCCATCGCCTTCGAGCTGCGCAATGCAAGCCATGTCGTGACCGGCACCACGGTGACCGCGGGCCTGGCTGTCGTGGCAAACCCGTGGGTGACCGTCGTCGACGGTACCGCGACGTTCCCCTCGCTGGCCGTGAACGACGGCCTGGGCGACAACCTGGCCGACGCGTTCAGCCTGGATGTGGCTGCCGGCGCCCCCCAGGGCTACGTGTTCACGATGCTGCTGACGGTGACGGCGGACGGCGGCTTCCAGCGCACGTTCGACATCGAGTGGTACGTGGGCCTGCCTGCGTTCCGTACGCATGACCTGGGCGGCATCGCGCTCACGGTGACCGACCAGGGCATCATCGGCTACATGTCCGACGCGGGCGTCGAGGGTGAAGGCATGAGCTACCAGGGCGGCGCCGGCGGGCTGTTCCTGGGTTCCTTCTGGGCGGGCACCGACGCCACCTACGTGTGTGCGCGCGACTTCAGCGGCACCACGCCCGAGACGTTCGAGTGGGTCGTGTCGTCGGCGCCGAACGGTCGCGTGAAGGACCTGGGCACCACCGGTTCGGACCAGACGTTCCAGTCGGTGTTCAGCGACGCCGGCCATGCCGCTCCGAAGCCGCTCAAGGTGGAACAGACGAGCATGACCTTCGCGATGCCGAACAACGACCGCTTCGTCGTCCTCGAATACCGGATGACGAACAACGGCGCGACGGCGTTGCCGGCCCTGTACAACGCCGTGTTCTGCGACTTCGACATCAACGATTCCGCCGCCAACTTCGGCAATACCGATGTGGCGCGGAAGCTGACCTACATGTACAGCACCGGGGGCCCGTACTTCGGCATCGCGCTGCTCGGCAGCACGCCGACGACGAGCACGCGGCTGATCAGCAACACGACCTACGTGTACCCGCTCAGCACCATCGACAACGGCAACCGGAACCGCCTCATGCGCGGCACGCTGGGCGTCACTTCGGCGCTCACGGCCGGTGACTGGTCGGCGGTCACGGCAAGTGTGGCGAACCTGCCCGCCAACGGCGGCCAGGCGATCGTGGCCTACGCCCTGGTCTACGGTGCCACGCTGGCCGAACTGGAGCAGGCTGTCGATGCGGCGAACGCGCTGTACTCGCCGGTCGCGCCGGTGACGGGCGACGTGCCGGTGAAGGTGCTGCACCTGGCGCAGAACCACCCGAACCCGTTCAACCCGAGCACGACCATCGAGTACATGGTGGCGCGCGACGGGCACGTGCAGCTCGAGGTCTTCGACATGGCCGGTCACCGCGTCCGTACGCTGGTGAACGAGTCGCTGTCGTCCGGCTCGCACCATGTGACCTGGGACGGCCTGGACGACGCGGGCAACCAGGCGGCATCGGGGACCTACTTCTGCCGCATGACGGCGGCGGGAGAGACGTCTTCGCGCAAGATGACGCTGGTGAAGTAG